A single Flavobacterium sp. 1 DNA region contains:
- a CDS encoding AraC family transcriptional regulator — MKSKSIEEFYQEISGDSGTEPNSLLPNGIQKEIGHFNVFNIKELYERLKEKSFMPYDRRAYYKISLIWGKNRVEYADRVIEIEENALLFATPKIPYNYVPLESQQSGHFCVFTTEFLTKDKSGIDLDKLPIFQTDGYPVFQLTKEETVTIDLIFSKIHQEINSDYVYKYDLIRNYVAELIHFGQKLQPVTALYSKHNSAARVSSLFVELLERQFPIESPRQRLELKSAKDFASRLSIHVNHLNKVLKENTGKTTTELISDRLIHEAKILLKETDWNISEIAYSLGFEELAHFSNFFKKQTALTPIAFRV, encoded by the coding sequence ATGAAATCAAAATCAATAGAGGAGTTCTATCAGGAAATTTCCGGAGACTCTGGTACGGAACCAAATTCATTATTGCCTAATGGCATTCAAAAAGAAATTGGGCATTTTAATGTTTTCAACATCAAAGAGCTTTATGAAAGGCTAAAGGAAAAATCTTTTATGCCTTATGACCGAAGAGCTTATTATAAAATTAGTTTGATCTGGGGGAAAAACAGAGTGGAGTATGCCGACCGTGTTATTGAGATTGAAGAGAATGCACTCCTATTTGCCACACCAAAAATCCCTTATAATTATGTTCCATTAGAGAGCCAGCAATCTGGACATTTTTGTGTTTTTACTACTGAGTTTTTGACCAAGGACAAGAGCGGAATCGATTTGGATAAACTGCCTATTTTTCAAACTGACGGCTATCCCGTTTTTCAGCTGACGAAGGAAGAGACTGTTACAATTGATTTAATTTTCAGTAAGATACATCAAGAAATCAATTCGGATTATGTATATAAATACGATTTGATTCGGAACTATGTTGCCGAGCTAATTCATTTTGGGCAAAAACTGCAGCCCGTAACTGCCTTGTATTCTAAGCATAATTCAGCGGCCAGAGTTTCTTCTTTATTTGTAGAATTACTCGAAAGACAATTCCCGATCGAATCGCCCCGCCAGCGATTGGAATTGAAATCGGCCAAAGATTTTGCCAGCCGTTTGTCGATTCATGTCAATCATCTTAATAAAGTTTTAAAAGAAAACACAGGAAAAACTACAACCGAATTAATCAGCGACCGATTGATTCATGAAGCCAAGATTTTATTAAAAGAAACGGACTGGAACATTTCAGAAATTGCCTATTCACTAGGTTTTGAAGAGTTGGCACATTTTTCTAATTTTTTTAAAAAACAAACTGCATTAACGCCTATAGCTTTTCGAGTTTAA
- a CDS encoding aminotransferase class V-fold PLP-dependent enzyme translates to MLDIQKIRAAFPILSQKVNGKPLVYFDNGATSQKPQVVIDAISNYYQEINANIHRGVHTLSQLATDAYEVSRTKVQNHINAKFAHEVLFTSGTTFGINLVANGFASILKPGDEVLVSSLEHHSNIVPWQMLCEKTGATLKVIPMNEKGELIISEYDKLLSPKTKIVTVNHISNALGTINPIKYMIDKAHEVGAVILIDGAQAVPHLKPDVQALDCDFYAFSGHKMCGPTGTGILYGKEAWLNKLPPYQGGGEMIKEVTFEKTTYAELPHKFEAGTPNIAGGIVLGTAIDYMNEIGFENIQKQELELLDHATKRLLEIDGLRIFGTSEAKTSVVSFNIDGIHPYDIGTIIDKLGIAVRTGHHCAQPIMNFFGIPGTIRASFSFYNTKEEIDSLVEAVKKAQMMLS, encoded by the coding sequence ATGTTAGATATTCAGAAAATAAGAGCAGCCTTTCCCATTCTTTCGCAAAAAGTAAATGGAAAGCCTTTAGTATATTTCGATAACGGAGCCACTTCACAAAAACCGCAAGTGGTTATTGATGCGATTTCCAACTATTATCAAGAAATCAATGCCAACATTCATAGAGGTGTTCACACCTTAAGTCAACTAGCAACTGATGCTTATGAAGTTTCTAGAACAAAAGTGCAAAATCATATTAATGCTAAATTTGCTCACGAGGTGCTTTTTACCTCGGGAACTACTTTTGGCATCAATTTAGTAGCCAATGGATTTGCCTCGATTCTAAAACCAGGAGATGAAGTATTGGTTTCTTCATTGGAACACCACAGTAATATTGTGCCTTGGCAGATGCTCTGTGAAAAAACAGGAGCCACACTCAAAGTCATCCCGATGAATGAAAAGGGGGAATTGATAATCAGCGAATACGATAAATTGCTTTCACCAAAAACCAAAATCGTAACGGTAAATCATATTTCGAATGCGTTGGGAACAATTAATCCTATCAAATATATGATTGACAAAGCGCACGAAGTTGGAGCTGTCATTTTGATTGACGGCGCACAGGCAGTACCGCATTTAAAACCCGATGTTCAGGCTTTGGATTGTGATTTTTATGCTTTTTCGGGACATAAAATGTGCGGTCCAACAGGAACTGGAATTTTATACGGAAAAGAAGCTTGGCTGAATAAATTGCCTCCCTATCAAGGTGGCGGCGAAATGATCAAAGAGGTTACTTTCGAAAAAACCACTTATGCCGAATTACCCCATAAATTTGAAGCGGGAACGCCAAACATTGCTGGTGGAATTGTTCTTGGAACGGCCATTGATTATATGAATGAAATTGGTTTTGAGAACATTCAGAAACAAGAGCTGGAATTGTTGGATCACGCCACAAAACGATTATTGGAAATTGACGGTCTGCGAATTTTTGGTACTTCTGAAGCAAAAACTTCGGTTGTCTCTTTTAACATTGACGGTATCCACCCGTATGACATTGGAACCATCATTGACAAATTAGGAATCGCAGTAAGAACAGGCCATCATTGCGCACAACCAATTATGAATTTCTTTGGCATTCCAGGAACAATAAGAGCTTCTTTTTCTTTCTATAATACCAAAGAAGAAATTGACTCATTAGTCGAAGCGGTTAAAAAAGCACAAATGATGCTGTCTTAA
- a CDS encoding sce7726 family protein, producing the protein MSNKSIYNQNQLRDYSSLFSRSVAELWMKSNFDLIDYKIERYDVKWQNSTNATYLDYLKYVYQILEKNYQNEYIFKNSFLNDWLISEIGHNNTKVFNEFRVGNAVADLVMFNGKSKVFEIKTEFDSAKRLNLQIENYSKAFNQTFLIVPESKLSVYSKFDKSIGLISFNNNEKAERFTLQRDAITNEEVDSETIMKVLHTNEYKSIVKSIYGELPIMTSFNQYNICNELIKKIPNNELNKKFIEKMKSRYLENVLSSRYYKEFNQISLALKLNKKDREIMIKNLKSPIKN; encoded by the coding sequence ATGTCTAATAAAAGCATATATAATCAAAACCAATTAAGAGATTATTCTTCTTTATTTTCTAGAAGTGTTGCTGAACTTTGGATGAAATCTAACTTTGATTTAATTGATTATAAAATTGAGCGCTATGATGTAAAATGGCAAAATTCAACGAATGCTACTTATTTAGATTATCTTAAATATGTTTATCAAATCCTTGAAAAAAATTACCAAAACGAATATATTTTTAAAAATTCATTTTTGAATGATTGGTTAATAAGTGAAATTGGACATAATAATACCAAAGTTTTTAATGAATTTAGAGTTGGTAATGCTGTTGCTGATTTAGTTATGTTTAATGGTAAATCAAAAGTATTTGAAATTAAAACAGAATTTGATTCTGCCAAACGATTAAATTTACAAATCGAAAATTACAGTAAAGCATTCAATCAAACTTTTTTAATTGTTCCAGAAAGTAAATTATCGGTTTATTCAAAATTTGATAAAAGTATTGGATTGATATCTTTTAATAACAATGAAAAAGCTGAAAGATTCACTCTTCAAAGAGATGCAATTACAAATGAAGAAGTTGATTCTGAAACGATAATGAAAGTTCTTCATACAAATGAATATAAATCGATTGTAAAATCTATTTATGGAGAATTACCTATTATGACTAGTTTTAATCAGTATAATATTTGTAATGAGCTTATAAAGAAAATTCCAAATAATGAATTAAATAAAAAATTCATTGAAAAAATGAAAAGCAGGTATTTGGAAAATGTTCTATCCAGCCGTTATTATAAAGAATTTAATCAAATAAGCCTAGCACTTAAGTTAAATAAGAAAGACAGGGAAATTATGATAAAGAATCTAAAATCACCAATAAAAAATTAG
- a CDS encoding SUF system Fe-S cluster assembly protein, protein MTEEINTAELGESIVKKLKTIYDPEIPVDIYELGLIYDVMVNTDYEVKILMTLTSPNCPVAESLPREVEEKVKSIEHIKDAEVEITFDPPWSKDLMSEEAKLELGML, encoded by the coding sequence ATGACAGAAGAAATAAACACCGCAGAATTAGGAGAATCAATCGTAAAAAAATTAAAAACCATTTACGATCCAGAGATTCCCGTAGATATTTACGAATTGGGATTGATATATGATGTAATGGTCAATACCGATTATGAAGTAAAAATATTAATGACACTTACTTCTCCAAACTGCCCAGTAGCGGAGAGTTTACCAAGAGAAGTGGAAGAAAAAGTCAAATCCATCGAACACATAAAAGATGCAGAAGTTGAAATCACTTTTGACCCGCCTTGGAGCAAAGATTTGATGAGTGAAGAAGCAAAATTAGAATTGGGAATGCTTTAG
- a CDS encoding SufE family protein yields MTIKEIQNEIIDEFSMFDDWMQRYEYIIELGKNLPLIKEEFKTDNNLIKGCQSKVWLQGEQNDDKIVFTADSDAILTKGIIAILIRAFSNQKAIDILNADTEFIDEIGLKEHLSPTRANGLVSMIKNIKMYALAFDAKK; encoded by the coding sequence ATGACAATAAAAGAAATACAAAACGAAATCATTGACGAGTTTTCCATGTTTGATGACTGGATGCAGCGTTATGAATACATTATTGAATTAGGCAAAAACCTTCCCTTAATCAAAGAGGAATTCAAAACAGACAATAATCTGATTAAAGGATGTCAGTCGAAAGTTTGGTTACAAGGCGAACAAAACGACGACAAAATTGTCTTCACTGCCGACAGTGATGCGATTTTGACCAAAGGAATAATAGCCATTTTAATCCGTGCTTTTTCAAACCAAAAAGCCATTGACATATTAAACGCAGATACAGAATTTATTGATGAAATAGGTTTGAAAGAACATCTTTCGCCAACAAGAGCCAATGGTTTAGTTTCGATGATAAAAAATATTAAAATGTATGCTTTGGCATTTGATGCTAAAAAATAA
- a CDS encoding RES family NAD+ phosphorylase translates to MEVCPNCFADKELKGYISSSTNLGLCKVCNSKNIPLLAIEELLDFFQELIDNYKPSADGEPLKSKIQSNWSFFSTHNVASIILNEVLPRITTGIQNSEDLVNYTEDIIENFSYWEKFKEKLKWSNRFISDIGYLEELGWDGFFNTQFELNSSDELFRARVHHKSNMAAYEAEEMMCPLSNLAGGGRANPLGIPYLYLSDNPETVLYEVRASYLDELSIGLFQLKKELSSVKIVDFTEDTSLFQPTNVNQTIKSKLLRDKISRDLSKPMRRYDSEIEYIPTQFICEFIRIFTGASGIRFSSSLHPTGKNIVMFDQELMECKQVFLRKINSMNLKAIEL, encoded by the coding sequence ATGGAAGTTTGTCCAAATTGTTTTGCTGATAAGGAACTGAAAGGTTATATTTCTTCATCTACGAATTTAGGATTGTGTAAAGTTTGTAATTCTAAAAACATTCCTTTATTAGCAATTGAAGAGTTGCTTGATTTTTTTCAAGAGCTTATAGATAATTATAAACCTTCCGCTGATGGAGAACCTTTAAAGTCAAAAATTCAAAGTAATTGGAGTTTTTTTTCAACTCATAATGTTGCATCTATAATTCTTAATGAAGTATTACCTAGAATTACAACAGGTATTCAAAATTCAGAAGATTTAGTAAATTACACAGAAGATATAATTGAAAATTTTTCTTATTGGGAAAAGTTCAAAGAAAAATTAAAATGGTCAAACAGGTTTATCTCTGATATTGGTTATTTAGAAGAATTGGGATGGGATGGTTTCTTTAATACTCAATTTGAACTTAATAGTTCTGATGAATTATTTAGAGCAAGAGTTCATCATAAAAGCAATATGGCAGCCTATGAAGCTGAAGAAATGATGTGTCCTCTATCTAATTTAGCTGGAGGTGGAAGAGCTAATCCACTTGGCATTCCTTATTTATATTTAAGTGATAATCCTGAAACAGTATTATATGAAGTTAGAGCATCATATTTAGACGAATTGAGTATTGGTTTATTCCAACTAAAAAAAGAACTCAGTTCAGTAAAAATTGTTGATTTTACAGAAGACACTTCATTATTTCAGCCAACAAATGTAAACCAAACCATAAAATCAAAACTACTAAGAGATAAGATCAGTAGAGATTTATCAAAACCTATGAGAAGATATGACAGTGAAATTGAGTATATACCTACTCAATTCATTTGTGAATTTATTAGGATTTTCACTGGGGCTAGTGGAATTCGTTTTAGTAGTTCTTTACATCCAACTGGAAAAAATATTGTTATGTTTGATCAAGAATTGATGGAGTGTAAGCAAGTTTTTTTGAGGAAAATCAATAGTATGAATTTAAAGGCAATTGAACTTTAA
- a CDS encoding sce7725 family protein — translation MYYPFLRARQFELITLRELASEGATQGCIVPILEPVKLIFNNLNLAYKVFEEHKQNIYLIVNPASGELIGDNNHYLDYLNGLDNEIVLPAFHYRNNSEYITQSINHYGLNQCMLICKNDIRENDEDFKVLARLEQVTVINIEDPSRNRALHRFVQGLGKTYVRLDDLFEKQARNSDFLSIEEHRFSEEHIYYAEDHYNGFSDYTVLPSEFIDGGSTPRAVVIHLTYINGQSQIMIRHFTSESNDSIANIQGKFAEAAQKAVEYCRLNHLTNSAIQELENYFDEQHYPGLGTVKKISIKNHLLIVSHYLRNR, via the coding sequence ATGTATTATCCCTTTTTAAGAGCAAGGCAGTTTGAGCTTATAACTTTACGGGAATTAGCAAGTGAAGGTGCTACACAAGGTTGTATAGTTCCAATCCTTGAACCTGTAAAATTAATATTTAATAACTTAAATCTAGCTTATAAAGTTTTTGAAGAGCATAAACAAAATATATATCTTATAGTAAATCCAGCATCTGGTGAATTGATTGGGGATAATAATCATTATTTAGATTATTTAAATGGACTAGATAATGAAATAGTTTTGCCTGCTTTTCATTATAGGAATAACAGCGAGTATATTACACAAAGTATAAATCATTATGGGTTAAATCAATGTATGTTGATTTGTAAAAATGATATTCGTGAAAACGATGAAGATTTTAAAGTTTTAGCTCGATTAGAACAAGTAACCGTCATAAATATTGAAGATCCATCAAGAAATAGAGCTTTACATAGATTTGTACAAGGACTTGGAAAAACTTACGTAAGATTAGATGATTTATTTGAAAAGCAAGCACGTAATAGCGATTTTTTAAGTATTGAAGAACATCGATTTTCAGAAGAACATATTTACTATGCTGAAGATCATTACAATGGTTTTTCAGATTACACAGTATTGCCAAGTGAGTTTATTGATGGAGGTAGTACACCTAGAGCAGTTGTTATTCATTTAACATACATAAATGGACAAAGTCAAATAATGATTAGGCATTTTACTTCCGAAAGCAATGATTCTATTGCTAATATCCAGGGAAAATTTGCAGAAGCAGCTCAAAAAGCAGTAGAGTATTGTAGATTAAATCATCTTACAAATTCTGCTATCCAAGAATTAGAAAATTATTTTGATGAGCAACACTATCCTGGGTTAGGAACTGTAAAAAAAATATCAATAAAAAATCATTTATTGATAGTGTCCCATTATTTAAGAAATAGGTAG
- a CDS encoding serine hydrolase yields MKKYLKISVFLVLLFSVYFGFTTYPKLELISGFSVKSIASSHFLANHSQENIERNDNNFGVIRWAENEINESGKFATATVFGLKKRKAIYRMGLGAMLINDNFDVTKPYEIPKRTKSANKLPFPYGDAEPKDTVFTNVDYVKLNRAVANAFDAKGYNDKRTRSVLVIYKDKILAEKYADGFTKNSVILGWSMTKSITGTLFGILQKQGRFDIYKPAPIVEWQNDKRKNITTNDLLHMNSGLEWEEYYDRICDATQMLFKTEDMTRSQLLKPAVFKPNTHWNYSSGTTNLLSGILRKQFKTHQEYLDFWYSALIDKIGMHSMLVETDMAGNYVGSSYGWATTRDWSKLGLLYLHKGNWNGEQIFDSSWAKYVSNPTKGSNGDYGAHFWLNVGGHYPDAPRDLYSANGFQGQKVFIIPSKDLVIVRMGLSEEFDFNGLLRRIVGSVNH; encoded by the coding sequence ATGAAAAAATATTTGAAAATAAGTGTCTTTCTGGTTCTTTTGTTTTCTGTTTATTTTGGCTTTACTACATATCCCAAACTAGAATTGATTTCTGGATTTTCGGTCAAAAGTATTGCTTCCAGCCATTTTTTGGCCAATCATTCACAAGAAAATATAGAGAGGAATGATAATAATTTTGGTGTTATTCGTTGGGCTGAGAATGAAATAAATGAGTCGGGGAAATTTGCAACAGCAACTGTTTTTGGTTTAAAAAAGCGAAAAGCAATTTATAGAATGGGGTTGGGAGCAATGTTAATCAATGATAATTTTGATGTCACGAAGCCGTATGAAATCCCCAAAAGAACGAAATCAGCCAATAAACTTCCTTTCCCTTATGGAGATGCAGAGCCCAAAGACACGGTTTTTACCAATGTAGATTATGTCAAATTGAATCGGGCAGTTGCCAATGCGTTTGATGCCAAAGGATATAATGATAAAAGAACGCGTTCGGTTTTGGTTATTTACAAAGACAAGATTCTTGCTGAGAAATACGCAGATGGTTTTACAAAAAACAGTGTTATTTTGGGCTGGTCGATGACTAAAAGCATTACCGGAACTCTTTTTGGAATACTTCAAAAGCAAGGACGATTTGACATATACAAACCCGCTCCTATTGTGGAATGGCAAAACGATAAGCGAAAAAATATTACGACCAATGATTTGCTTCACATGAATTCAGGCTTGGAGTGGGAAGAGTATTATGACAGAATCTGTGATGCCACCCAAATGCTTTTTAAGACAGAAGATATGACTCGGTCACAATTGCTAAAACCAGCCGTTTTTAAACCAAATACACATTGGAATTATTCTTCGGGAACGACAAATTTACTCTCGGGAATTTTACGGAAGCAGTTCAAGACGCATCAGGAATATTTAGATTTTTGGTATTCGGCATTAATTGATAAAATCGGGATGCATTCGATGCTTGTCGAAACCGATATGGCCGGGAATTATGTGGGTTCATCTTACGGCTGGGCAACGACAAGGGATTGGTCCAAATTAGGATTATTGTATCTGCATAAAGGCAATTGGAACGGAGAACAGATATTTGACTCCAGTTGGGCAAAGTATGTTTCTAATCCTACCAAGGGTTCAAATGGAGATTATGGCGCTCATTTTTGGCTAAATGTTGGAGGACATTATCCTGATGCACCTCGAGATTTGTATTCTGCTAATGGTTTTCAGGGACAAAAAGTATTTATCATTCCGTCAAAGGACTTAGTAATTGTGCGAATGGGATTGAGTGAAGAATTTGATTTTAATGGGTTGCTGCGTAGGATTGTGGGGAGTGTCAATCATTAA
- a CDS encoding DUF2480 family protein — protein sequence MEEIINKVANSVLEVFDLEDYYPTGVRAQIDISQWLHDGFLLKEKDFREQLNNQDWSQYQDQYVAVSCGTDAIVPKWAIILVTMHLAPYAKKIVNGYLEDLDSALYEELLPKLDYTAYQDKPVIIKGCSKKPVPMSAYVFAAQCLQPYARSIMYGEACSAVPLYKAAKK from the coding sequence ATGGAAGAAATAATCAACAAAGTAGCGAATAGCGTTTTGGAAGTTTTCGATCTTGAAGACTATTATCCAACTGGAGTCCGCGCGCAGATTGATATTTCGCAGTGGCTTCATGATGGTTTTTTGTTAAAGGAAAAAGATTTTAGAGAACAGCTTAATAATCAGGATTGGTCACAATATCAAGATCAATATGTTGCCGTTTCTTGTGGCACGGATGCAATTGTCCCGAAGTGGGCTATTATTTTAGTAACTATGCATTTGGCTCCTTATGCAAAGAAAATTGTAAATGGCTATTTGGAAGATTTAGACTCAGCTTTATATGAAGAATTGCTTCCTAAACTTGATTATACAGCTTATCAGGACAAACCTGTTATCATAAAAGGCTGTTCCAAAAAACCCGTTCCTATGAGTGCTTATGTTTTTGCCGCACAATGCCTGCAGCCTTACGCCAGAAGCATAATGTATGGTGAAGCCTGTTCGGCAGTGCCGTTATACAAAGCAGCTAAAAAATAA
- a CDS encoding Bax inhibitor-1/YccA family protein → MNSNNPFLNNKTFSTAVSRKDDTFKAISIEENQDMTLSGTINRSLILFLLLIASATVIWWAAFNGINPIVPALGGGIVGLILVVIASFKPEYSPYLAPGYALFEGLFIGGVSAIFEVQYPGIVTQAVGATFVTFGVCLGLYKYKIVKVTEQFKSIVIAATLAIATYYLFSWLFSMFTSFVPVHYGNSMMSIGISVFVIVIAALNLFLDFDRIEKGVEQKMPKYMEWYGAMGLIITLVWLYIEFLRLLSKLNKK, encoded by the coding sequence ATGAATTCGAATAACCCTTTTTTAAATAACAAAACATTTTCAACAGCTGTTTCTAGAAAAGATGATACGTTCAAAGCAATCAGTATTGAGGAAAATCAAGACATGACTTTGTCGGGAACTATTAACAGAAGTTTAATCCTTTTTTTATTATTAATTGCTTCTGCAACTGTAATCTGGTGGGCTGCTTTTAATGGAATAAATCCAATAGTTCCAGCACTTGGCGGAGGAATCGTTGGATTAATTTTGGTAGTAATTGCTTCATTCAAACCAGAATATTCTCCTTATTTGGCTCCGGGTTATGCACTTTTTGAAGGATTGTTTATCGGCGGTGTTTCTGCTATTTTCGAGGTGCAGTACCCAGGAATTGTTACTCAGGCAGTAGGAGCAACTTTTGTTACTTTTGGAGTTTGTCTAGGATTGTATAAATACAAAATTGTCAAAGTAACGGAGCAGTTCAAATCGATTGTTATAGCGGCAACATTAGCTATTGCAACCTATTATTTATTTTCTTGGCTGTTCTCTATGTTTACAAGTTTTGTACCAGTACACTATGGCAATTCTATGATGAGTATCGGTATTAGCGTATTTGTGATTGTAATTGCTGCGTTAAACTTGTTCTTAGATTTTGACAGAATTGAAAAAGGAGTAGAACAAAAAATGCCTAAGTACATGGAATGGTATGGCGCAATGGGATTGATAATAACGCTAGTTTGGCTGTATATTGAATTTTTGAGATTGTTATCCAAATTGAACAAAAAATAA
- a CDS encoding SDR family NAD(P)-dependent oxidoreductase, whose amino-acid sequence MENKNCKIALVTGGSRGLGKDMALNLAKKGLDVVLTYNSKKEEAEEVVTEIEKLGQNATAIQLNVADVSTFDLFFQKVSTALKSTFNTDKIDFLINNAGIGLHESFAATTTAQFDDLVNIQFKGPFFLAQKSLELMNDGGGIVNISSGLTRFSFPGYAAYASMKGAMETLTKYQAKELGARKIRVNIVAPGAIETDFGGGVVRDNEQLNQFISSVTALGRVGLPDDIGSVVAFLCTDDAKWVNGQRIEISGGMNL is encoded by the coding sequence ATGGAAAATAAAAACTGTAAAATAGCATTAGTGACTGGAGGAAGCCGTGGATTAGGAAAAGATATGGCTTTGAATCTTGCTAAAAAAGGACTTGACGTTGTATTGACTTACAACAGTAAAAAAGAGGAAGCCGAAGAAGTTGTAACTGAAATTGAAAAATTGGGACAAAACGCAACAGCCATTCAATTGAATGTTGCTGATGTAAGCACTTTTGATTTATTTTTTCAAAAAGTATCAACGGCTTTAAAAAGTACTTTCAATACTGATAAAATCGATTTTTTGATCAATAATGCTGGGATTGGTCTTCACGAAAGTTTTGCGGCTACAACTACAGCCCAATTTGATGATTTGGTTAATATTCAATTCAAAGGACCATTTTTCTTGGCGCAAAAATCTTTGGAACTAATGAACGATGGCGGCGGAATTGTAAACATTTCGTCTGGATTGACCCGTTTTTCATTCCCAGGATATGCGGCTTATGCGAGTATGAAAGGCGCAATGGAAACATTGACAAAATATCAGGCAAAAGAATTGGGCGCAAGAAAAATTAGAGTCAATATTGTTGCTCCGGGAGCTATAGAAACTGATTTTGGCGGTGGTGTTGTTCGTGATAACGAGCAGTTAAACCAATTTATTTCTTCGGTAACCGCTTTGGGAAGAGTAGGCTTGCCTGATGATATTGGAAGCGTGGTTGCCTTTTTGTGTACCGATGATGCGAAATGGGTAAATGGACAACGCATCGAAATTTCGGGAGGAATGAATTTGTAA
- the hflX gene encoding GTPase HflX, with the protein MLEKETINFEKTAIVGIVTQNQSEEKLNEYLDELEFLTFTAGGEVVKRFSQKMERPNPKTFVGTGKLEEICLFVKENDISTLVFDDELSPSQQKNISKIIDCKILDRTHLILDIFAQRAETSYARTQVELAQCQYLLPRLSGMWTHLERQKGGIGMRGPGETEIETDRRIVRDRIALLKEKIKTIDKQMGVQRSNRGAMVRVALVGYTNVGKSTLMNAVGKSDVFVENKLFATLDTTVRKVVIKNLPFLLSDTVGFIRKLPTQLVDSFKSTLDEVREADLLLHVVDISHPEFEDHIESVNQTLLDIKAHDKPVIMVFNKIDTYKHLTIDEDDLMTEKTPRHFTLEEWKQTWMHRLGEQNALFISATQKENFEEFRERVYEAVRQIHITRFPYNKFLYPDYKDAVEKEEKEDNE; encoded by the coding sequence ATGCTAGAAAAAGAAACAATAAATTTCGAAAAAACAGCCATTGTTGGTATTGTAACCCAAAACCAAAGTGAAGAAAAACTCAATGAATATCTTGATGAATTGGAGTTTTTGACATTTACCGCAGGCGGTGAAGTGGTGAAGCGTTTTTCGCAAAAAATGGAACGTCCGAATCCAAAAACTTTTGTTGGAACAGGAAAGTTGGAAGAGATTTGTCTTTTTGTAAAAGAGAACGATATATCGACTTTGGTATTTGATGATGAATTATCACCTTCGCAGCAAAAGAATATTTCTAAAATAATTGATTGTAAGATCCTAGACAGAACCCATCTTATCCTTGATATTTTTGCCCAAAGAGCTGAAACCTCTTATGCAAGAACTCAAGTAGAGCTGGCGCAATGCCAATATTTACTGCCAAGACTTTCCGGAATGTGGACACACTTGGAGCGTCAAAAAGGAGGTATCGGAATGCGTGGTCCTGGAGAAACAGAGATTGAAACTGACAGGCGTATTGTTCGTGATCGGATAGCATTACTTAAAGAAAAGATAAAAACTATTGATAAGCAAATGGGAGTACAGCGCAGCAATCGTGGCGCTATGGTTCGTGTTGCTTTAGTGGGTTATACCAATGTTGGAAAATCGACCTTGATGAATGCTGTAGGTAAAAGCGATGTCTTTGTAGAAAACAAACTTTTTGCGACACTTGACACGACAGTTAGAAAAGTAGTCATTAAAAATCTGCCATTCTTGCTTTCGGATACTGTAGGTTTTATTCGAAAACTGCCTACTCAATTGGTAGATTCATTTAAGAGTACACTAGATGAAGTTCGTGAAGCTGACTTGTTACTGCACGTTGTTGATATTTCGCATCCTGAATTTGAAGATCATATCGAGTCGGTAAACCAAACGTTGTTGGATATTAAAGCTCATGATAAGCCCGTTATTATGGTTTTCAATAAAATTGACACCTACAAACATTTGACGATTGACGAAGATGATTTGATGACGGAGAAGACACCAAGACATTTTACATTGGAAGAATGGAAACAGACCTGGATGCACCGATTAGGGGAACAGAATGCTTTGTTTATTTCGGCTACTCAAAAAGAAAATTTTGAAGAATTCAGGGAGCGTGTTTATGAAGCCGTTCGGCAAATACACATTACCCGTTTTCCATACAATAAATTTTTATATCCTGATTATAAAGATGCAGTGGAGAAAGAGGAAAAAGAAGATAATGAATAA